Proteins encoded by one window of Geobacter sp. DSM 9736:
- a CDS encoding ATP-binding protein, translated as MSRTTAAPLKITLIFLIAGCAWILLSDLILSTLVRDPALVVRLSIYKGWLFMVVTAAYLYWLVYRYMAAILRSEQRLMQLNSELEQRVAERTAELGEANQELEAIFRALPDVFIKLDRNGRILDYQHPGCSQNTSVKPEAIGDILPGSALLLFREAVAALPASGEPVSFEYMVQGAEEGEHYEIRLLPYQHHQLIAFIRNITDRKRAEQEIHDLNEDLQRRACELEVANEELESFGYSVSHDLRAPLRHIDGYSKALQEDCSDLLPVDGKMFIQRVRHAVVRMNQLIDDMLKLANVTSCGITRQPVNLSGMARTIMNELQQAQPERKVVSSIGDGITAYGDPRLLRVVMTNLLGNAWKYTGNKDAAEIEFGCLNSDQGPTYFVRDNGAGFDMNYAGKLFNPFQRLHGPEEFEGSGIGLATVQRVIRRHGGKVWGEGITGQGATFFFTIGGNAAGEQGDE; from the coding sequence GTGAGCAGGACGACTGCGGCGCCGCTGAAGATAACTCTCATATTCCTGATTGCCGGCTGCGCCTGGATTCTTCTTTCAGACCTGATCCTGTCCACCCTGGTACGGGATCCCGCCCTCGTCGTGCGTCTCTCGATCTACAAGGGCTGGCTCTTCATGGTGGTAACCGCTGCCTACCTCTACTGGCTTGTCTACCGGTACATGGCGGCTATCCTGCGTTCCGAGCAGCGGCTCATGCAGCTCAACTCCGAGCTGGAGCAGCGCGTAGCGGAGAGAACTGCAGAACTGGGGGAGGCAAACCAGGAACTCGAAGCTATTTTCAGGGCGCTTCCGGATGTATTCATAAAACTCGACCGGAACGGGAGGATATTGGATTACCAGCACCCCGGCTGCAGCCAGAACACTTCCGTCAAGCCTGAAGCAATCGGAGATATTCTCCCTGGGAGTGCCCTGCTCCTGTTCAGGGAAGCTGTTGCAGCGCTGCCTGCTTCGGGGGAGCCTGTTTCCTTCGAATATATGGTGCAGGGGGCTGAGGAGGGGGAGCATTACGAGATCCGCCTGCTCCCCTATCAGCATCACCAGCTTATCGCGTTCATCCGCAACATAACCGACAGAAAACGGGCCGAGCAGGAGATCCATGACCTCAACGAGGATCTTCAGCGCCGCGCCTGCGAGCTGGAGGTGGCCAACGAGGAGCTGGAATCATTCGGATACTCGGTTTCCCACGATCTGCGCGCGCCGCTTCGTCACATCGACGGCTACAGCAAAGCGCTCCAGGAGGATTGCAGCGATCTTCTTCCGGTCGATGGAAAGATGTTCATCCAGCGGGTTCGCCACGCCGTCGTGCGGATGAACCAGCTTATCGACGACATGCTCAAGCTGGCCAACGTGACGAGTTGCGGCATTACCCGGCAGCCGGTCAATCTGAGCGGCATGGCGAGAACGATCATGAATGAACTGCAGCAGGCCCAGCCGGAGCGGAAAGTAGTAAGTTCCATCGGCGATGGCATTACAGCCTATGGAGATCCGAGACTGCTCCGGGTGGTAATGACGAACCTGCTGGGGAATGCCTGGAAGTACACCGGCAACAAGGATGCTGCCGAAATAGAGTTCGGATGTCTGAATTCGGATCAGGGGCCAACCTACTTCGTGCGCGATAACGGCGCCGGGTTCGACATGAACTATGCCGGGAAGCTGTTCAATCCGTTCCAGAGGCTCCACGGGCCGGAAGAATTTGAAGGGAGCGGGATCGGTCTCGCTACAGTCCAGCGCGTAATCCGCAGGCACGGAGGGAAAGTGTGGGGGGAGGGCATTACCGGGCAGGGAGCGACCTTCTTCTTCACCATCGGTGGTAATGCTGCAGGGGAACAAGGTGACGAATGA
- a CDS encoding HEAT repeat domain-containing protein produces the protein MPLHVWPKRTIATRERERTISLKRIWWKEKKNRSGIRAGVTRGLMNMEKRRQNIDRSLKERYGIISLLERLRQNGVTLDEMEEIGGSLRKSGDRALIPLLRNLWRERDSDVISRYAYLLDFFDEEGWIDQLVQIALKRRDLDEEGKAVLLAALKGYGVDITAPPFARLVAEAGASLEVFTRVLDMGDEGLSLFVDDFICRSRSEQRELIEELGGTGNPRILDLLEVLLRFDDAEIVKHAATSLGKIKDPRAARILDAFYRHADDEVRGEVERSLRRLSFQGVSAQDAPIAEPGPFHAVFITPPDIDGCRSLWVSRWLDEQLATLYLHLHDHEGIKAAWGGAATSADTEARLRELVEQEGFVAISHEYALKLIRDAMELNRSGGFYLPADFYVLYPRLFPDEKLTPVAYSPCSSSQVWRDAVPAHRLAATSTILDDDYFSGWLMTTGRVYDYAEEWSRIEETGSRRGEAKLLEQFCRELLSPDLEQIRHRLLLMADLMREAGRETALIDCTIDAAASLPVPPLPCHVHPLLRRIALESIEVAREALAEGYDLRDQQGDDAEEWE, from the coding sequence TTGCCGTTGCACGTCTGGCCGAAAAGGACGATAGCGACGAGGGAGCGGGAGAGGACGATATCCCTGAAGCGGATCTGGTGGAAGGAGAAGAAGAATAGATCTGGAATACGGGCGGGCGTTACGCGAGGTTTGATGAACATGGAGAAACGCCGGCAAAACATAGATCGCAGCCTCAAGGAGCGGTACGGGATCATATCGCTCCTCGAAAGGCTCAGGCAGAACGGTGTCACCCTCGACGAGATGGAAGAGATAGGCGGCAGCCTGCGGAAGTCGGGGGACCGTGCTTTGATTCCCCTCCTGCGAAACCTTTGGCGGGAACGCGACAGCGATGTAATTTCACGCTATGCATATCTCCTAGACTTTTTCGATGAGGAAGGTTGGATCGATCAACTCGTTCAGATCGCCCTGAAGAGAAGGGACCTGGACGAGGAGGGAAAAGCGGTGCTGCTGGCTGCGCTAAAGGGATACGGAGTCGATATTACGGCTCCCCCGTTTGCGAGGCTGGTTGCCGAGGCGGGAGCCTCGCTCGAGGTGTTCACCAGGGTCCTCGACATGGGAGATGAGGGACTCTCACTCTTCGTGGACGACTTCATCTGCCGCAGCAGATCTGAGCAGCGGGAGCTGATCGAGGAACTGGGTGGCACTGGCAACCCTCGCATACTCGACCTCCTTGAAGTTCTGCTCCGTTTCGACGACGCGGAAATCGTAAAGCATGCCGCTACCTCGCTGGGGAAAATAAAGGACCCGCGGGCAGCCCGAATTCTAGACGCATTTTACCGGCATGCGGACGACGAGGTTCGGGGAGAGGTGGAGCGAAGCCTTCGCCGGCTCTCCTTCCAGGGGGTTTCCGCCCAAGATGCCCCTATTGCCGAGCCCGGCCCCTTTCATGCCGTGTTCATCACCCCTCCGGATATAGACGGCTGCCGTTCGCTCTGGGTGTCACGCTGGCTGGACGAGCAGCTTGCGACCCTTTACCTGCATCTTCATGACCATGAAGGAATCAAGGCTGCGTGGGGGGGAGCCGCCACCTCCGCAGACACGGAAGCACGGTTACGGGAACTGGTCGAGCAGGAAGGCTTCGTGGCCATTTCCCACGAGTACGCACTCAAGCTGATACGCGACGCGATGGAGCTGAATCGCTCAGGTGGATTCTACCTACCCGCCGACTTCTACGTGCTCTATCCGCGGCTCTTTCCCGACGAGAAGCTTACCCCGGTCGCCTACTCCCCCTGCAGCAGCTCGCAGGTGTGGCGTGACGCGGTCCCTGCACACAGGCTGGCAGCCACCTCTACCATCCTTGACGACGACTACTTTTCCGGATGGCTCATGACGACCGGCAGGGTATACGACTATGCCGAAGAGTGGAGCAGGATCGAGGAGACAGGAAGCAGGCGCGGAGAGGCCAAGTTGCTGGAGCAGTTCTGCCGGGAACTCCTAAGCCCCGACCTGGAGCAGATCAGGCATCGGTTGTTGCTTATGGCGGACCTGATGCGGGAAGCAGGGCGCGAGACCGCTCTCATCGACTGCACCATCGATGCCGCGGCCAGTCTCCCGGTACCTCCCCTTCCCTGTCATGTTCATCCGCTCCTGCGGCGCATCGCCCTGGAGAGTATCGAGGTGGCGCGGGAAGCTCTCGCCGAAGGATATGATCTCCGTGATCAGCAGGGGGACGATGCCGAGGAATGGGAATGA
- a CDS encoding response regulator, which produces MNKDVILIVDDEPDISLILKLQLEDAGYRTIRARDGIEALDYLAKQKFSLMLLDIKMPRMDGLQVLARAHTEYPEVAVVMMTAHGSEDIAVEAMKKGAIDYISKPFSTDDALKRVERAIQFNETKQENLRLQLRLAEEQKKTETILQGMADLLVAVDTEGRVMMVNRTAGKLLAKPSGEMVGARVETVLKADIAPERLPCMVALQTASPCLDVGYNLRIGQEEKIAVLSSAAPLHDSSGKLIGAVEIIRDISAMKALEQEKEDFVSMLSHDLKTPITAVVGSIDLVREGRLGPVNEEQQEFLESATESCAEMVELIDTLLDIHKFEAGKMVLDFKVEEPPQLIQKALSRFRSVARRTQVNLYSTLAPNLPPIRVDRNKFSRLLGNLLTNAFKFTPEGGEIEVSAHRAQDLPNLRERMIATEAYPADTLLAEKEYLQLTVRDNGIGIPSELLGLIFDRFVQARTRRIGKTKGTGLGLAFCRKVMDTHQGYIWAESKDGKGSSFILLFPVASEPREGRAQ; this is translated from the coding sequence ATGAACAAAGACGTGATTCTCATTGTCGATGACGAGCCGGATATCAGCCTCATTCTCAAGCTTCAGCTGGAGGATGCCGGGTACCGGACCATCCGGGCGAGGGACGGGATCGAGGCCCTTGACTATCTCGCCAAGCAGAAATTCTCGTTGATGCTCCTCGACATCAAGATGCCGCGGATGGACGGTCTGCAGGTGCTGGCAAGGGCGCACACCGAATACCCGGAGGTGGCCGTCGTCATGATGACTGCCCACGGGAGCGAGGACATCGCCGTCGAGGCGATGAAAAAGGGGGCAATCGACTACATCTCCAAGCCGTTCTCCACGGATGATGCGCTGAAGCGAGTGGAGCGGGCGATCCAGTTCAACGAAACAAAGCAGGAGAACCTGCGCCTGCAGCTCCGCCTGGCCGAGGAGCAGAAAAAGACGGAAACGATCCTGCAGGGAATGGCGGACCTTCTGGTAGCGGTGGACACAGAGGGGCGCGTCATGATGGTGAACCGGACGGCCGGGAAGCTCCTTGCAAAGCCCAGTGGGGAAATGGTCGGAGCGAGGGTCGAAACGGTTCTGAAGGCGGACATAGCTCCGGAACGGCTCCCCTGCATGGTCGCCCTTCAGACCGCTTCCCCCTGCCTCGACGTGGGTTACAACCTCCGGATCGGACAGGAGGAGAAGATCGCCGTTCTGTCAAGTGCCGCGCCCCTTCATGACAGCTCGGGGAAACTGATCGGCGCAGTGGAGATCATACGCGACATCTCCGCGATGAAGGCCCTGGAGCAGGAGAAAGAGGATTTTGTAAGCATGCTCTCCCACGACCTGAAGACCCCCATCACCGCCGTGGTCGGGTCCATAGACCTGGTTCGCGAGGGGAGGCTCGGCCCGGTGAACGAGGAGCAGCAGGAGTTTCTCGAATCCGCAACAGAGAGCTGCGCCGAAATGGTAGAGCTGATCGATACTCTCCTCGATATCCACAAGTTCGAGGCAGGTAAAATGGTCCTGGATTTCAAGGTGGAGGAGCCGCCGCAGTTGATCCAGAAGGCGCTATCCCGCTTCCGCTCCGTGGCGAGGCGCACTCAGGTGAACCTCTATTCTACCCTCGCCCCGAACCTCCCCCCCATCAGAGTTGACCGCAACAAGTTTTCCAGGCTGCTCGGCAATCTTCTCACCAATGCATTCAAGTTCACGCCGGAAGGGGGAGAGATCGAGGTGTCGGCGCACCGGGCGCAAGATCTCCCGAACCTGAGGGAGCGGATGATCGCGACGGAAGCATACCCGGCCGACACTCTCCTTGCTGAAAAGGAGTACCTGCAGCTCACGGTGCGCGACAACGGCATCGGCATCCCCTCCGAGCTCCTGGGTCTCATTTTTGACCGCTTCGTACAAGCGAGGACCCGCCGGATAGGGAAGACCAAGGGGACCGGGCTGGGGCTTGCTTTCTGCCGGAAGGTGATGGATACCCATCAAGGCTATATATGGGCTGAGAGCAAGGATGGGAAGGGAAGCTCCTTCATACTGCTCTTTCCTGTTGCGTCGGAACCTCGTGAAGGGCGCGCTCAGTGA
- a CDS encoding ATP-binding protein has protein sequence MKPHLSIRSKLFLSILLILCVSYSVLLFTTINSMSRFVEEQVNKDLGEHLGYARSQYYSRAELAKHSFLQPVQAPPVREHLVARDQEWLKDALQRWRNAIPFLDIITIIDNRKRVIARVNNDINNDRFELGYLLDKAVQEKKPVISTELVPHSLLVREGKTDLGLVNQKEGDAMMVTVAMPLFTPDGNLLGGIIAGEILNKGSHLPYMIRDVFGKEMELAITQGGIVIASSLKEQPPGSSLDTAILDRLQKGLPYWGRMETGDTSFRTVYEPIFNSSKEWVGALSVSIPEGEYLRVRKDNQRNILFSATIGIILSFGIAYITSKHLTQPLKAIAAGVENVEMGDLNQRLYVRTADEFGLLADAFNRMASALAERDGTIRRKTDALQELNELLENRVAERTIELRMEMGRLEAILTSMAEGIVVTNSDNQVILFNPAAQKILDIVPHRVFQQPIEQVCQAGNFCILFDLISKLRSDDSRFSGGEEEVTVKGKKLKVNVSSILDETGGFAGVVMSLRDVTLEEEVDRMKTEFISTVSHELKTPLTSMKGSLQFIMNKGKWLTGTERELLTVCLRNTERLIRLINDILDISKIEAGRIEFTMKPQSIGELVIYSIEEIKSFAMSRNISIVNCVGEEIPMVYGDHDRLVQVLTNLLSNSVKFSPAGQVVMVSATRQGNYVAISVADHGKVILWSDRDKLFKKFQQLDNTERGERGGTGLGLAICKEIVERHHGRIYYEMGAAGGNVFTFTVPVYEEQR, from the coding sequence ATGAAACCTCATCTGAGTATCAGAAGCAAGCTGTTTCTCTCCATACTTCTCATTCTCTGCGTCTCCTATTCGGTCCTTCTGTTCACCACGATCAACAGCATGAGCAGGTTTGTCGAGGAGCAGGTCAACAAAGATCTGGGCGAGCATTTGGGTTATGCCCGCAGCCAGTACTATTCCCGTGCCGAACTTGCCAAACATTCCTTTCTTCAGCCGGTGCAGGCTCCACCTGTGCGTGAACACCTCGTCGCCCGCGACCAGGAATGGCTGAAGGATGCACTTCAACGTTGGCGCAACGCCATCCCCTTTCTCGATATCATTACCATAATCGACAACCGGAAAAGAGTCATTGCCCGTGTCAACAACGACATCAACAATGACCGTTTCGAGCTGGGATACCTGCTCGACAAGGCGGTGCAGGAGAAGAAACCGGTCATTTCCACCGAACTTGTGCCGCATTCGCTGCTTGTCCGGGAGGGGAAGACCGACCTCGGGCTGGTGAACCAGAAGGAGGGAGACGCCATGATGGTTACCGTGGCCATGCCCCTCTTCACCCCCGACGGCAATCTCCTGGGCGGAATCATCGCTGGAGAGATCCTTAACAAGGGATCGCACCTGCCGTACATGATCCGCGATGTTTTCGGCAAGGAGATGGAGCTTGCCATAACCCAGGGGGGGATCGTAATCGCCAGCAGCCTGAAGGAGCAGCCTCCTGGGAGTTCACTGGATACAGCCATCCTGGACCGGCTGCAGAAGGGCCTCCCCTACTGGGGGAGGATGGAGACCGGCGATACATCATTCCGTACGGTTTATGAACCGATATTCAACAGCAGCAAGGAGTGGGTCGGAGCGCTTTCCGTTTCCATCCCGGAAGGAGAGTATCTCAGGGTCCGCAAGGACAACCAACGGAACATTCTCTTTTCGGCTACGATAGGGATCATCCTTTCCTTCGGAATCGCATACATTACTTCGAAGCACCTGACGCAGCCGCTGAAGGCAATTGCCGCAGGCGTGGAAAATGTGGAAATGGGAGATCTGAACCAGCGGCTTTACGTCAGGACGGCGGACGAATTCGGACTTCTTGCCGATGCGTTCAACCGGATGGCCAGCGCTCTTGCTGAAAGGGACGGGACGATAAGGCGTAAGACGGATGCGCTGCAGGAGCTTAACGAGCTGCTTGAAAACAGGGTGGCGGAACGAACCATTGAGTTGCGGATGGAGATGGGACGCCTGGAAGCAATCCTCACGAGCATGGCGGAGGGGATCGTCGTCACCAACAGCGACAACCAGGTCATCCTCTTCAATCCTGCCGCCCAGAAGATTCTCGACATCGTTCCCCACCGCGTGTTCCAGCAGCCGATAGAGCAGGTATGCCAGGCGGGGAATTTCTGCATCCTCTTCGACCTCATCAGCAAGCTGAGGAGCGACGACTCACGTTTCAGCGGCGGTGAGGAGGAGGTGACCGTCAAGGGGAAGAAGCTCAAGGTCAATGTATCTTCGATACTGGACGAGACGGGTGGTTTTGCAGGGGTCGTAATGTCCCTGAGGGATGTCACGCTGGAGGAGGAAGTGGATAGGATGAAGACCGAGTTCATCTCCACCGTCTCCCATGAGCTGAAGACTCCCCTTACCTCCATGAAAGGCTCCCTGCAGTTCATCATGAACAAGGGTAAATGGCTCACCGGCACCGAGCGTGAGCTGCTGACCGTGTGTCTGCGCAATACGGAGCGGCTCATCAGGCTCATCAACGACATCCTCGACATTTCCAAGATCGAAGCGGGACGGATAGAATTTACAATGAAGCCGCAGTCGATAGGGGAGCTTGTAATCTATTCCATCGAGGAGATAAAGAGCTTCGCCATGAGCCGCAACATCTCCATTGTAAACTGTGTCGGCGAAGAGATACCGATGGTGTATGGGGACCACGACAGGCTGGTGCAGGTCCTTACCAACCTCCTTTCAAACTCGGTAAAATTCTCACCAGCGGGCCAGGTGGTGATGGTAAGCGCGACGAGACAGGGGAACTATGTAGCCATCTCCGTAGCCGACCACGGCAAAGTCATTCTCTGGTCGGACCGTGACAAGCTCTTCAAGAAGTTCCAGCAGCTCGACAATACCGAGCGGGGCGAGCGGGGAGGAACCGGCCTGGGGCTCGCCATCTGCAAGGAGATCGTCGAGCGGCACCATGGCAGGATATATTACGAAATGGGGGCGGCGGGGGGAAATGTCTTCACCTTTACCGTCCCCGTCTACGAGGAGCAGCGATGA
- a CDS encoding NAD(P)H-dependent glycerol-3-phosphate dehydrogenase has protein sequence MEHRKIGVIGAGSWGTTLADLLAKKGHAVTLWAYEPEVASDMAQSRVNSVFLPGITLSPSLSFTSSLQEAATGKDLLLFVVPTQVLRGVINTLLPLLSPETLIVSASKGIENTTLLLVSQIYAELLPSEMYRRFAVLSGPSFAREVAQEMPTAVVAAAEEAESCRQVQKIFSTPFFRVYTNSDVVGVELGGAIKNVIAIAAGISDGLGFGSNTRAALVTRGLTEITRLGRRMGAIPGTFSGLAGMGDLVLTCTGDLSRNRSVGIALGKGKRLSEILGEMRMVAEGVKTTESTYHLAARLGVSMPITEAVYRILHEDKPAREAVIELMTRDLKAEDL, from the coding sequence ATGGAGCACCGGAAAATAGGAGTAATCGGAGCGGGAAGCTGGGGTACCACCCTTGCCGATCTCCTTGCGAAAAAAGGGCACGCTGTAACTCTATGGGCATATGAGCCGGAAGTGGCTTCGGACATGGCGCAAAGCCGGGTGAACAGCGTGTTCCTTCCGGGGATTACTCTCAGTCCCTCGCTTTCGTTCACCAGCTCTCTCCAAGAGGCTGCAACCGGCAAGGACCTGCTTCTTTTTGTCGTACCTACGCAAGTGCTCCGCGGGGTCATCAACACCCTCCTCCCGCTGCTCTCCCCGGAGACCTTGATCGTAAGTGCCTCAAAGGGGATCGAAAACACCACACTGCTGCTTGTATCCCAGATCTACGCCGAGCTTCTTCCTTCCGAGATGTATCGGCGGTTCGCGGTGCTTTCCGGGCCCTCCTTTGCCCGGGAGGTTGCGCAAGAGATGCCGACTGCGGTAGTGGCGGCAGCGGAGGAGGCAGAATCCTGCCGGCAGGTTCAGAAGATATTCAGTACACCGTTTTTCAGAGTCTATACCAACAGCGACGTGGTCGGTGTGGAGCTTGGGGGGGCAATCAAGAACGTGATTGCCATAGCAGCCGGCATTTCCGACGGCCTGGGCTTTGGCAGCAACACGAGAGCCGCCCTGGTAACCCGCGGACTGACTGAAATAACCAGGCTCGGACGTAGGATGGGGGCTATCCCCGGGACGTTCTCGGGGCTGGCGGGCATGGGTGACCTCGTTCTCACCTGCACGGGTGACCTTTCCCGCAACAGGAGCGTGGGTATCGCCCTGGGCAAGGGGAAGCGGCTTTCCGAAATCCTCGGTGAAATGCGGATGGTCGCGGAAGGGGTCAAAACAACCGAGTCTACCTACCATCTTGCCGCGAGGCTCGGCGTATCGATGCCGATTACCGAAGCTGTATACCGGATACTTCACGAGGACAAGCCTGCCCGTGAAGCGGTTATCGAGCTGATGACGCGAGACCTCAAGGCAGAGGACCTGTAA
- the gyrA gene encoding DNA gyrase subunit A, with protein MLETVNKTSVNIEDEMKRSYMDYAMSVIIGRALPDVRDGLKPVHRRCLFAMHEMSNDYNKPYKKSARVVGDVIGKYHPHGDTAVYDTLVRMAQDFSLRYPLVDGQGNFGSVDGDSPAAMRYTEIRMSQLAHELLNDIDKETVEMGPNYDGSMEEPLVLPAKFPNLLVNGSAGIAVGMATNIPPHNLSEVINGIIAVIKDPNLTFEELISLVPGPDFPTAGFIYGREGIRQAYRTGRGIIQMRARASVETQKKTERQSIVVTEIPYQVNKANLITKIAELVREKRLEGISDIRDESDRDGMRIVIELKRDENPQVILNHLYKLTQMQSSFGIIMLAIAGGQPKVLSLREMIGHFIDHRREIVTRRTIFELKKAEARAHILEGLKIALDWLDAVIELIRASKNPEEAKAGLMQGTFADPAFLDKFGLSLPRQETRPHLSDKQAQAILEMRLQRLTGLEREKILQEFADILKFIARLKEILSSESEILAIIVQELTELKEKFGDERRSEIVDQTAEITLEDTIVEEDMVVNVTHSGYIKRSSLSLYRAQRRGGKGKTGIKTKEEDFVEQLFIASTKDILMFFTDAGKVFQLKVYEIPEGGRATRGKAIVNLLNLQAGEKITTILPIKEFAEDKFIMMATRNGVVKKTPLVEYSNIRSGGIIAVNLDDGDKVIAIALTDGKQDVLLASRNGKSIRFREEDARPMGRVTRGVRGMTLEDDDVVIGMEIINDVSGSTLFTVTENGFGKRTELTEYRLQSRGGKGVITIKTNERNGCVVDILQVTDENDLMLISDQGKILRMSVAGFSVIGRNTQGVRLMVTEAEERIVAVARLAEKDDSDEGAGEDDIPEADLVEGEEE; from the coding sequence ATGCTTGAAACGGTAAACAAGACCTCCGTCAATATCGAAGACGAGATGAAGCGGTCCTACATGGACTACGCCATGTCGGTCATTATCGGCCGCGCCCTCCCCGACGTGAGAGACGGCCTCAAGCCGGTGCACCGGCGCTGCCTCTTCGCCATGCACGAGATGAGCAACGACTACAACAAGCCGTACAAGAAGTCGGCCCGCGTAGTCGGGGACGTCATCGGTAAGTACCACCCCCATGGCGACACCGCCGTCTACGACACCCTCGTTCGGATGGCCCAGGACTTTTCGCTCCGCTACCCCCTCGTGGACGGCCAGGGTAACTTCGGCTCAGTGGATGGCGACTCCCCCGCGGCAATGCGATACACCGAGATCCGCATGTCCCAGCTCGCTCATGAGCTCCTGAACGACATCGACAAGGAAACGGTGGAGATGGGGCCCAACTACGACGGCTCCATGGAGGAGCCGCTCGTGCTCCCGGCGAAGTTCCCGAACCTTCTCGTCAACGGCTCCGCCGGCATCGCCGTCGGGATGGCGACCAACATCCCCCCCCATAACCTCTCGGAGGTGATCAATGGGATCATCGCCGTCATCAAGGACCCGAACCTCACCTTCGAGGAGCTGATCTCACTCGTCCCCGGCCCCGATTTCCCGACGGCAGGTTTCATTTACGGCCGCGAGGGGATCAGGCAGGCGTACCGCACCGGCCGCGGCATCATCCAGATGCGCGCCCGGGCCTCGGTGGAGACCCAGAAGAAGACCGAGCGGCAGTCCATCGTCGTCACCGAGATACCGTACCAGGTCAACAAGGCGAACCTCATCACCAAAATCGCCGAGCTGGTTCGGGAGAAGCGGCTCGAAGGGATCTCCGATATCCGTGACGAGTCGGACCGGGACGGGATGAGGATCGTCATCGAGCTCAAGCGGGACGAAAACCCGCAGGTGATATTGAACCACCTCTACAAGCTTACCCAGATGCAGTCCTCCTTCGGGATCATAATGCTCGCCATTGCCGGGGGGCAGCCGAAGGTCCTCTCCCTGCGGGAGATGATCGGCCATTTCATCGACCACCGACGGGAGATAGTGACCCGTCGTACCATCTTCGAGCTCAAGAAGGCCGAGGCGCGCGCCCACATCCTGGAAGGCCTCAAGATCGCCCTTGACTGGCTCGACGCAGTGATCGAGCTGATCAGGGCATCCAAGAATCCCGAAGAGGCGAAGGCGGGGCTAATGCAGGGAACCTTTGCTGACCCGGCATTCCTCGACAAATTCGGCCTCTCCCTCCCCCGCCAGGAGACGCGGCCGCACCTCTCCGACAAGCAGGCCCAGGCGATCCTGGAGATGCGTCTCCAGAGACTCACCGGCCTGGAGCGTGAGAAGATCCTTCAGGAGTTCGCCGACATCCTCAAGTTCATCGCCCGGCTGAAGGAGATCCTCTCTTCGGAGAGCGAGATCCTCGCCATCATCGTCCAGGAGCTTACCGAGCTGAAGGAGAAGTTCGGGGACGAGCGCAGAAGCGAAATTGTGGATCAGACCGCCGAGATAACCCTTGAGGACACCATCGTCGAGGAGGACATGGTGGTGAACGTCACCCACTCCGGCTACATCAAGCGGAGCTCCCTCTCTCTCTACCGTGCCCAGCGACGGGGGGGCAAAGGGAAGACGGGGATCAAGACGAAGGAAGAGGATTTCGTGGAGCAGCTTTTCATCGCCTCCACCAAGGACATCCTCATGTTCTTCACCGACGCCGGGAAGGTCTTCCAGCTCAAGGTTTACGAGATCCCCGAGGGGGGCAGGGCCACCCGCGGGAAGGCTATCGTGAACCTCCTCAACCTCCAGGCAGGCGAGAAGATCACGACTATTCTCCCCATCAAGGAGTTCGCCGAGGACAAGTTCATCATGATGGCGACCAGGAACGGCGTCGTGAAGAAGACTCCGCTCGTGGAATACTCCAACATCCGCTCCGGGGGGATCATCGCGGTAAATCTGGACGACGGGGACAAGGTGATAGCCATTGCCCTCACCGACGGAAAGCAGGATGTCCTGCTCGCATCCCGAAATGGAAAGTCGATCCGGTTCCGGGAGGAGGATGCCCGCCCCATGGGGCGCGTTACCCGAGGCGTGCGTGGGATGACCCTGGAGGACGACGACGTGGTGATCGGAATGGAAATCATAAACGACGTCTCCGGCTCCACCCTCTTCACCGTCACTGAGAACGGCTTCGGAAAGCGGACGGAACTCACCGAATACCGCCTGCAGTCCCGCGGCGGGAAAGGGGTCATCACCATCAAGACCAACGAGCGCAACGGCTGCGTGGTCGACATCCTCCAGGTGACCGACGAGAACGACCTGATGCTCATCAGCGACCAGGGTAAGATCCTCCGGATGTCGGTGGCCGGCTTCTCGGTGATCGGGCGCAACACCCAGGGGGTTCGACTGATGGTCACGGAGGCGGAGGAGCGGATCGTTGCCGTTGCACGTCTGGCCGAAAAGGACGATAGCGACGAGGGAGCGGGAGAGGACGATATCCCTGAAGCGGATCTGGTGGAAGGAGAAGAAGAATAG